Proteins encoded in a region of the Puniceibacterium sp. IMCC21224 genome:
- a CDS encoding EI24 domain-containing protein: MILASFLRSLGQMGDPRFRRVLFLGIGLAAALLVGFYAGFLWLLNAMVGDTTTVLLLGEVRWLNDLLSWGSIGLMLILSVFLMVPVASAITSMFLDDVAQAVEDRHYPGLPIATRVPFGDAMRDTINFLGVLIGANLLALLLYVFLAPAALFIFWGLNGFLLGREYFTLAAMRRVGRDGAKALRRKHIGTIWLAGVLMAMPLSLPLVNLVIPILGAATFTHLFHALRAEGSSG; encoded by the coding sequence ATGATCCTGGCATCTTTTCTGCGATCCCTGGGCCAGATGGGCGACCCGCGCTTTCGCCGGGTGCTGTTTCTGGGGATCGGGCTGGCTGCCGCGCTGCTTGTCGGGTTCTATGCCGGGTTCCTGTGGCTGCTGAACGCGATGGTGGGCGATACGACAACTGTGCTTCTGCTGGGCGAGGTGCGCTGGCTCAACGATCTGCTCAGTTGGGGATCCATCGGGTTGATGCTGATCCTGTCGGTGTTCCTGATGGTGCCGGTTGCCTCGGCCATAACGTCGATGTTCCTCGACGATGTGGCGCAGGCGGTCGAGGACCGTCATTATCCGGGTTTGCCGATCGCGACTCGGGTGCCTTTTGGCGATGCCATGCGCGACACGATCAACTTTCTTGGTGTGCTGATCGGAGCGAACCTGCTGGCGTTGCTGCTGTATGTGTTTCTGGCTCCGGCGGCGTTGTTCATCTTTTGGGGGTTGAACGGCTTTTTACTGGGGCGTGAATATTTCACCCTTGCCGCCATGCGCCGGGTCGGACGGGACGGGGCCAAGGCACTGCGGCGCAAGCATATCGGCACAATCTGGCTGGCCGGCGTGTTGATGGCGATGCCGCTATCCCTGCCGCTGGTCAATCTGGTGATTCCGATCCTTGGCGCGGCGACGTTTACCCATCTGTTCCACGCACTTCGGGCAGAGGGCTCATCCGGTTAA
- a CDS encoding DUF1800 family protein, producing the protein MRFDPILADIRFGCGLSPGLAPAQSPEALLDTLDGPDKAAQRFEIEPFPQFQHRLFTFDTQAQARRDARGTDKEQAATDAQEATRQQSISDQVRWFGQHLMRRTWSPQPFRERLAFFWADHFTASGKTGVRRAGTSPYIESAIRPHMSGLFEDLLIATVMHPLMVYYLDQRRSVGPNSPHAAKGKTARGLNENLAREVMELHTLGVNGPYTQTDVRELAKLFTGVTLHPRTGIQFREDFAEPGAETVLGRTYGGGDTIRNDIEAALRDLARHPATARHIAGKLAMHFVSDSPDADLVAALEQRFVETRGDLRAVYGEMLRHPASMQTDQSNVKQPMDFIGSTMRALAVPPNRFDDWTRRRMLEQLIRPLGLMGQTWELPDGPDGLDEDDAAWITPQGLAARLQWAVTVPQMLRPDLPDPRDFVETALGPRATPTVQFAASAAESRSDGVGIILASPAFQRM; encoded by the coding sequence GTGCGCTTTGATCCCATACTTGCAGATATACGGTTCGGCTGCGGTCTGTCGCCCGGCTTGGCACCTGCGCAATCGCCCGAGGCACTTCTCGATACGTTGGATGGCCCGGACAAGGCTGCCCAGCGCTTTGAAATTGAGCCGTTCCCGCAGTTTCAACACCGGCTGTTCACGTTTGACACGCAGGCCCAGGCCCGCCGCGACGCGCGCGGCACCGACAAAGAGCAGGCCGCCACCGATGCACAAGAGGCAACCAGGCAGCAGTCGATCAGCGATCAGGTCCGTTGGTTTGGCCAGCACCTGATGCGCCGCACCTGGAGCCCGCAGCCCTTTCGCGAACGGCTGGCGTTTTTTTGGGCCGACCATTTCACGGCAAGCGGCAAGACCGGGGTGCGGCGGGCCGGCACGTCCCCCTATATCGAATCGGCAATACGCCCCCACATGAGCGGCCTGTTCGAAGATCTGTTGATCGCGACGGTGATGCACCCGTTGATGGTATATTACCTCGATCAGCGGCGATCGGTCGGCCCGAACAGCCCCCATGCGGCCAAGGGCAAGACCGCCCGCGGACTGAATGAAAACCTCGCCCGCGAGGTGATGGAACTGCACACGTTGGGCGTCAACGGCCCCTATACCCAGACCGATGTGCGCGAGTTGGCCAAGCTGTTCACCGGCGTGACACTGCACCCCCGCACCGGCATACAGTTTCGCGAGGATTTCGCCGAACCGGGCGCGGAAACCGTGCTGGGTCGGACCTATGGCGGCGGGGACACTATCCGAAACGACATCGAGGCCGCGTTGCGCGACCTTGCGCGGCATCCCGCAACGGCACGGCACATTGCGGGAAAGCTGGCGATGCATTTTGTCTCAGACAGTCCTGATGCGGACCTTGTGGCGGCGCTGGAGCAGAGATTCGTTGAAACGCGTGGTGATTTGCGCGCTGTTTACGGGGAAATGCTGCGTCATCCAGCCAGTATGCAAACGGATCAGTCGAATGTGAAACAGCCGATGGATTTCATCGGCTCAACAATGCGGGCCCTGGCGGTTCCGCCCAATCGGTTTGATGACTGGACGCGCCGCAGGATGCTGGAGCAGCTGATCCGCCCCTTGGGACTGATGGGCCAGACCTGGGAACTGCCCGACGGCCCGGACGGGCTGGATGAAGATGACGCCGCCTGGATCACGCCCCAAGGGTTGGCCGCGCGGCTGCAATGGGCCGTGACTGTGCCGCAGATGCTGCGACCGGATCTGCCCGATCCGCGCGATTTTGTTGAAACTGCGCTGGGTCCACGGGCGACTCCGACCGTGCAATTCGCAGCCAGCGCGGCAGAAAGCCGGTCAGACGGGGTCGGGATCATCCTTGCCTCGCCCGCGTTTCAGAGGATGTAA
- the mce gene encoding methylmalonyl-CoA epimerase produces MIGRLNHVAIAVPDLDAAAAQYRNALGATVGAPQDEPDHGVTVIFIELPNTKIELLYPLGEDSPIKGFLDKNPSGGIHHICYEVDDILAARDHLVTTGARVLGSGEPKIGAHGKPVLFLHPKDFNGCLVELEQV; encoded by the coding sequence ATGATCGGCCGTCTTAACCATGTCGCCATCGCTGTACCGGATCTGGACGCAGCGGCCGCACAATATCGAAACGCATTGGGCGCGACGGTGGGCGCCCCACAGGACGAGCCCGACCACGGCGTTACCGTCATCTTTATCGAACTGCCCAACACCAAAATCGAACTGCTCTACCCGCTAGGAGAAGACAGCCCGATCAAAGGCTTCCTCGACAAGAATCCGTCGGGCGGCATCCACCATATCTGCTATGAGGTCGATGACATTCTGGCCGCGCGCGATCATCTTGTGACGACCGGCGCCCGCGTTTTGGGATCAGGAGAGCCAAAAATCGGCGCGCACGGCAAGCCTGTGCTGTTCTTGCACCCAAAAGATTTCAACGGATGCCTGGTCGAACTGGAACAGGTCTGA
- a CDS encoding DUF1501 domain-containing protein — protein sequence MVSKTLSRRGFLSRSALVGCSLAASPLMTPVSFAAAPGDNRLVVIILRGGMDGLDVVQPYGDPAFAALRGGPRPGTADGPIDLDGYFALHPALGPLLPMWRQGQLGFVHAVSTPYRDKRSHFDGQDLLEAGIPDLSGGLSRDGWLNRLLQHYPGLHSETAYAIGQENMAVIDGPAPVSRWSPEADLALTPQAVRLARRVMQDDPAFAAAMTQALALAESDGDAVAAPGGFDQMMSMVAEDRQNARKGNAETRIASFAADRLRGDSRIATFSINGWDTHEQQARNLGKALDRLARTILDLKEGLGDSVWNRTTVMAMTEFGRTARLNGTQGTDHGTGGLMILAGGAVRGGRVVSDWPGLSEADLYDRRDLMPTRDVRAHAGWILRSLYGLDTGLIENVVFPGLDLGTDPRLLL from the coding sequence ATGGTGTCGAAAACCCTGAGCCGTCGCGGTTTCCTGTCGCGCTCTGCGCTTGTTGGATGCTCGCTTGCGGCCAGCCCGCTGATGACCCCGGTCAGTTTTGCTGCCGCACCGGGGGACAACCGGCTGGTGGTGATCATCCTGCGCGGCGGGATGGACGGGCTGGATGTGGTGCAGCCCTACGGCGACCCGGCCTTTGCCGCGCTTCGGGGTGGTCCGCGCCCCGGCACGGCGGACGGACCGATTGATCTGGACGGATATTTCGCCCTGCATCCGGCGCTTGGCCCCCTACTGCCGATGTGGCGACAGGGGCAGCTTGGCTTTGTTCATGCGGTCTCGACCCCCTATCGCGACAAGCGCAGCCATTTCGACGGGCAGGATCTGCTTGAGGCGGGAATACCCGATCTAAGCGGGGGGCTGAGCCGCGACGGTTGGCTTAACCGTCTGCTACAGCATTATCCCGGTCTGCATTCCGAAACCGCCTATGCCATCGGTCAAGAGAATATGGCCGTAATAGATGGCCCGGCGCCAGTGTCCCGCTGGTCGCCCGAAGCGGATCTGGCGCTGACCCCTCAGGCCGTCAGGCTGGCCCGGCGGGTGATGCAGGACGATCCGGCATTCGCCGCAGCCATGACGCAAGCTCTGGCCCTCGCTGAAAGCGACGGCGATGCTGTGGCCGCGCCGGGCGGCTTTGATCAGATGATGTCGATGGTCGCAGAAGACAGGCAAAATGCCCGCAAGGGCAATGCCGAAACCCGAATTGCCAGCTTTGCCGCAGACAGGCTGCGCGGTGACTCGCGAATCGCGACCTTTTCCATCAATGGCTGGGACACACACGAGCAACAGGCCAGGAATCTGGGCAAGGCGTTGGACCGTCTGGCCCGGACGATCCTCGACCTAAAGGAGGGACTGGGGGATTCGGTCTGGAACCGCACGACAGTCATGGCGATGACCGAGTTCGGCCGCACTGCACGGCTGAACGGAACACAGGGCACCGACCACGGCACCGGCGGGCTGATGATCCTCGCTGGCGGTGCGGTGCGCGGCGGGCGGGTTGTGTCCGATTGGCCGGGCCTGAGCGAAGCCGATCTGTATGACCGGCGCGACCTTATGCCGACACGCGATGTGCGGGCCCATGCGGGATGGATTCTGCGTTCACTTTACGGGTTGGACACCGGCCTGATCGAAAATGTGGTCTTTCCCGGTCTCGACCTTGGCACCGATCCGCGGCTGCTGTTGTGA
- the aspS gene encoding aspartate--tRNA ligase: MHAYRSHSCADLTKTDVGTNVRLSGWVHRIRDHGGILFIDLRDHYGITQVLCDPDSPAFADVEKVRSEYCVRIDGEVKARDASLINPKLPTGEVEVFVRDIEVLGAADELPLIVFGDQEYPEETRLRYRYLDLRREVMQKNMTMRSDVVSSIRKRMWGNGFREYQTPIITASSPEGARDFLVPSRLHPGKFYALPQAPQQFKQLIMVSGFDKYFQIAPCFRDEDPRADRSPTDFYQLDMEMSFVTQQDVFDTISPVIAGVFEEFGGRPVDAPHEWPQISYRDAALWYGTDKPDLRNPIKMQVVSEHFAGSGFAIFAKLLEQDGTQIRAIPAPTGGSRKFCDRMNAFAQKEGLPGMGYIFWRERTPHPVHEVLSGWIESRQLDEAKLQSFIEVAEKEGSSEFQSAFVRIGNLVRTGDVLDIDEARKINDLTFGAMEAAGPLAKNIGPERTEAIRQQLGLGVGDAAFFLGGKPKQFEAVAGRARTAIGEELGLTDKNRFAFAWIVDFPIYEKDAESGKVDFEHNPFSMPQGGMDALLGDPLDVLGYQYDLACNGYELVSGAIRNHRPEIMFKAFEIAGYGEEEVRKRFGGMVNAFRFGAPPHGGCAAGIDRIVMLLADEANIREVIMFPMNQRAEDLMMNAPSDPTPDQLMELSLRVIPQD, translated from the coding sequence ATGCACGCCTATCGCAGCCATTCCTGCGCCGATCTGACCAAAACCGACGTGGGCACCAATGTCCGCCTGTCGGGATGGGTTCACCGCATCCGCGATCACGGCGGCATCCTGTTCATCGACCTGCGCGACCATTACGGCATCACACAGGTGCTGTGCGACCCGGATTCGCCTGCATTTGCAGACGTGGAAAAGGTCCGCTCGGAATACTGTGTCCGTATCGACGGGGAGGTCAAGGCCCGCGACGCAAGCCTGATCAACCCCAAGCTGCCCACCGGTGAGGTTGAAGTCTTCGTCCGCGATATCGAAGTGCTGGGTGCCGCGGACGAACTGCCGCTGATCGTCTTTGGGGACCAGGAATACCCCGAGGAAACCCGCCTGCGCTATCGCTATCTCGACCTGCGCCGCGAAGTGATGCAGAAAAACATGACCATGCGGTCCGACGTGGTGTCGTCGATCCGCAAACGGATGTGGGGCAACGGGTTCCGCGAATACCAGACGCCGATCATCACCGCGTCGTCCCCCGAAGGTGCGCGCGATTTTCTGGTGCCGTCACGCCTGCATCCGGGCAAATTCTACGCCCTGCCGCAGGCACCGCAGCAGTTCAAACAGCTGATCATGGTCAGCGGTTTTGACAAATATTTCCAGATCGCGCCCTGTTTCCGCGACGAAGACCCCCGCGCCGACCGCTCGCCCACCGATTTCTACCAACTCGACATGGAAATGTCGTTTGTCACCCAGCAGGACGTGTTCGACACCATTTCGCCGGTGATCGCGGGCGTGTTTGAAGAGTTCGGCGGCCGCCCCGTCGATGCGCCGCACGAGTGGCCGCAAATCTCGTATCGCGATGCGGCCCTGTGGTATGGCACCGACAAACCCGACCTGCGCAACCCGATCAAGATGCAGGTCGTCAGCGAACATTTCGCAGGCTCCGGCTTTGCAATCTTCGCCAAGCTGCTGGAACAGGACGGCACCCAGATCCGCGCAATTCCGGCGCCGACAGGCGGGTCGCGCAAGTTCTGTGACCGCATGAACGCCTTTGCCCAGAAAGAGGGCTTGCCGGGAATGGGGTATATCTTCTGGAGGGAGCGTACCCCTCATCCGGTTCACGAAGTTCTATCCGGTTGGATCGAAAGTCGACAATTAGACGAAGCCAAGCTCCAGAGTTTCATTGAGGTCGCTGAAAAGGAAGGAAGTTCTGAGTTTCAGTCAGCCTTCGTCCGGATTGGAAATTTGGTGAGAACGGGCGACGTTCTAGACATCGATGAAGCTCGGAAAATCAATGATCTAACTTTTGGCGCGATGGAAGCCGCCGGTCCGCTGGCCAAAAACATCGGCCCCGAGCGGACCGAAGCGATCCGCCAGCAGCTTGGCCTTGGTGTCGGTGATGCCGCCTTCTTCCTGGGTGGCAAGCCCAAGCAATTCGAGGCGGTCGCAGGTCGTGCCCGCACCGCCATCGGTGAAGAGCTGGGGCTGACAGACAAAAACCGCTTTGCCTTTGCCTGGATCGTCGATTTCCCGATCTACGAAAAGGATGCCGAAAGCGGCAAGGTTGACTTTGAACACAACCCCTTCTCCATGCCGCAGGGCGGGATGGACGCACTGCTGGGTGACCCGCTGGACGTGCTGGGCTATCAGTATGACCTGGCCTGCAACGGCTATGAACTGGTGTCCGGCGCAATCCGGAACCACCGTCCCGAGATCATGTTCAAGGCGTTCGAGATTGCCGGTTACGGTGAAGAAGAGGTGCGCAAGCGCTTTGGCGGTATGGTCAACGCCTTCCGGTTCGGTGCTCCGCCACACGGCGGATGTGCTGCGGGCATCGACCGTATCGTGATGCTGCTGGCGGACGAGGCGAACATCCGCGAAGTCATCATGTTCCCGATGAACCAGCGCGCCGAAGACCTGATGATGAACGCCCCCTCTGATCCGACACCAGATCAGCTGATGGAATTGTCGCTGCGCGTGATCCCGCAGGACTAG
- a CDS encoding response regulator, protein MDDTDQFGVTQKPTAIRPLLGLTVLVVEDSRFACDAMRLLCLRGGARIRRADCLRSARRHLQVYRPSVVIVDMGLPDGPGEDLIAELAVLSPRVSVLLATSGDEFAEGRAMAAGADGFLAKPISSVYAFQHAIISQLPAARRPRGPRAVHEESVTADPIAFRDDMVHAADVLVADADDWTLSYAAQFLYGVARSAGDGPLASAAQSLSEACATGDHVGSTVSRLSMMVQDRLAERMAI, encoded by the coding sequence ATGGACGATACGGACCAATTCGGAGTCACGCAAAAACCAACCGCGATTCGACCGCTGCTTGGGCTGACGGTTCTTGTAGTCGAAGACAGCCGGTTCGCCTGCGATGCCATGCGGCTTTTGTGTCTGCGGGGCGGTGCGCGGATTCGGCGTGCCGATTGTCTTAGATCCGCGCGGCGTCACCTACAGGTCTACCGACCATCCGTGGTCATTGTCGACATGGGGCTGCCTGACGGACCCGGGGAAGATCTGATAGCAGAACTCGCTGTCTTGTCGCCGCGTGTTTCGGTTCTGCTGGCGACGAGTGGCGATGAATTCGCCGAAGGCAGGGCCATGGCGGCAGGTGCCGACGGCTTTCTGGCCAAGCCGATTTCCAGTGTCTACGCGTTTCAACATGCGATCATTTCGCAATTGCCTGCGGCGCGCCGCCCGCGTGGTCCCCGCGCCGTTCACGAGGAATCGGTAACGGCCGATCCGATCGCGTTTCGGGACGACATGGTTCATGCTGCGGATGTGCTTGTCGCCGATGCGGATGACTGGACATTGTCCTACGCGGCCCAATTCCTGTACGGGGTCGCCCGCAGTGCGGGAGATGGTCCGCTGGCCTCTGCGGCGCAATCCCTGAGCGAAGCATGCGCTACCGGAGACCATGTCGGATCCACGGTCTCGCGCTTGTCGATGATGGTTCAAGACCGGCTGGCAGAGCGAATGGCGATCTGA
- a CDS encoding DUF1467 family protein — protein MSITSAIVLFAVLWFLTFLVVIPIRLQTQGDVGRVVPGTHAGSPEVHGLKKKAWITTGVTAVLWAIIAGVIFSGMLTVRDLDYFNRMSPLPEVRGTDG, from the coding sequence ATGTCCATCACATCTGCCATCGTGCTGTTCGCTGTCCTTTGGTTTCTGACCTTTCTGGTGGTGATTCCGATTCGATTGCAAACCCAGGGGGATGTCGGGCGCGTTGTCCCCGGCACACATGCGGGATCGCCCGAGGTGCACGGGCTAAAGAAAAAGGCATGGATCACCACGGGCGTGACTGCGGTCCTGTGGGCAATCATCGCGGGGGTGATCTTTTCCGGCATGCTCACCGTCCGCGATCTCGACTATTTTAACCGGATGAGCCCTCTGCCCGAAGTGCGTGGAACAGATGGGTAA